A single region of the Lysinibacillus sp. B2A1 genome encodes:
- a CDS encoding UDP-N-acetylmuramoyl-L-alanyl-D-glutamate--2,6-diaminopimelate ligase: MYAEELLSALPLKKIIGVLPDQVCDIVVDSRSVQPNSMFVCIKGYTVDGHDYAEKAVEGGATIVVTEHELPLGESIAQVIVKDTDRAVGLLAAKFFDYPSKDMAMIGVTGTNGKTSVTGIIQNIMHGMGEKSALTGTIGFNLNGILYESANTTSDALSTQQMIFRAKMEGCRLMTMEVSSHGLALGRLAGVDYDVAIFTNLTHDHLDFHGTMEEYGHAKGLLFSQLGQDLEKNKFAVLNADDAWSERYAAMTPFPVWTYGLINETADFRAINCEYHDYMTSFDVEMQEGIFRVKMNLLGEFNIYNVLAAMVAFYGRGYSMETIIEQIEQLPPVKGRMEKVCSDLPVQIFVDYAHTPDAIEKAIAAAQPYKKGKLIFLVGTGGNRDKSKRPAMAEKASAADYVILTTDDPRYEDYDSITGDLAKGMLHEHYACIGDRAEAVRHAIEIAEPGDMIIFAGKGHEDYQIIENTKYPHSDAEIAIEAGRLKFV, translated from the coding sequence ATGTATGCAGAGGAATTGTTAAGTGCATTACCTTTGAAAAAAATAATTGGAGTGTTACCAGACCAAGTCTGTGATATTGTGGTGGATTCTCGAAGTGTGCAACCTAATAGCATGTTTGTTTGTATAAAGGGCTACACAGTGGATGGTCATGATTATGCAGAAAAGGCAGTCGAGGGTGGCGCGACAATCGTAGTGACTGAACATGAATTACCATTAGGAGAATCGATTGCACAGGTTATTGTGAAAGATACCGACAGAGCAGTTGGCTTACTAGCTGCTAAGTTCTTTGACTATCCCTCAAAGGATATGGCAATGATAGGAGTAACAGGAACAAATGGCAAAACATCGGTTACAGGTATTATTCAGAATATTATGCATGGTATGGGAGAGAAATCTGCATTAACTGGAACCATTGGCTTTAACTTAAATGGAATTTTATATGAATCTGCTAATACAACAAGCGATGCTTTATCGACACAGCAAATGATTTTCCGTGCCAAAATGGAAGGCTGTCGTCTTATGACAATGGAGGTTTCTTCGCACGGTTTAGCATTAGGGCGTTTGGCTGGTGTCGATTATGATGTAGCCATTTTTACAAATCTTACTCATGATCATCTAGATTTCCATGGTACGATGGAGGAATATGGCCATGCAAAAGGCTTACTATTCTCTCAGCTTGGACAAGATTTAGAAAAAAATAAATTTGCGGTGTTAAATGCTGATGATGCATGGTCAGAACGCTATGCTGCAATGACACCCTTCCCAGTATGGACATATGGTTTAATAAATGAAACAGCTGATTTCCGAGCCATTAACTGTGAGTACCATGATTATATGACTTCCTTTGACGTCGAAATGCAGGAAGGGATATTCCGCGTAAAAATGAATTTACTAGGGGAATTTAATATTTACAATGTACTTGCTGCAATGGTTGCATTTTATGGTCGTGGTTACTCTATGGAAACAATTATTGAGCAGATTGAGCAATTGCCGCCAGTAAAAGGACGTATGGAAAAAGTTTGCTCAGATTTACCAGTGCAAATTTTTGTGGACTATGCACATACCCCTGATGCGATTGAAAAAGCGATTGCAGCAGCGCAACCGTATAAAAAAGGAAAGCTCATCTTCCTTGTGGGTACAGGTGGTAATCGTGATAAATCAAAACGTCCAGCAATGGCGGAGAAGGCATCAGCAGCAGATTATGTGATTTTAACGACAGATGATCCGCGCTACGAAGACTATGATAGTATAACAGGCGATCTTGCCAAAGGGATGCTTCATGAACATTATGCTTGTATTGGAGATCGTGCAGAGGCTGTTCGTCACGCAATTGAGATTGCTGAACCAGGAGATATGATTATTTTTGCTGGTAAAGGTCATGAGGATTACCAAATTATTGAGAATACAAAATATCCACATAGTGATGCAGAGATTGCCATAGAAGCGGGTCGATTAAAATTCGTATAA
- a CDS encoding peptide chain release factor 3, which produces MNSNLEKDILSRRTFAIISHPDAGKTTITEKLLLFGGAIRDAGTVKGKKTGKFATSDWMEIEKQRGISVTSSVMQFDYNGSRVNILDTPGHQDFSEDTYRTLMAVDSAVMVVDAAKGIEAQTLKLFKVCKMRGIPIFTFINKLDRQGKEPLELIEELEEVLGIHAYPMNWPIGMGKEFLGIYDRYNKRIEQFRTDEEERFLPIDEDGELAVEHPMKVTSYYSQAMDDIMLLDEAGNAYSEEKIRRGELTPVFFGSALTNFGVQTFLETYLQFAPTPQPRITEDELFIDPVEHGEFSGFIFKIQANMNPAHRDRIAFVRIVSGKFERGMNMTLSRTGKSFKVTQSTQFLADDRETVDEAVAGDIIGLYDTGTYQIGDTVVGGKKTFQFEKLPQFTPELFVRVTAKNVMKSKQFHKGILQLVQEGAIQYYKTLHTEEVILGAVGQLQFEVFEHRMKNEYNVEVKMEPVGSKIARWIENVEDVKESMSSGRSMLVKDRFDNLVFLFENEFAMRWFADKNENIKLYSLL; this is translated from the coding sequence ATGAATTCAAATTTAGAAAAAGATATATTATCACGTCGGACATTTGCCATTATCAGTCACCCTGATGCTGGGAAAACGACGATTACAGAAAAGCTTTTACTATTCGGTGGTGCGATTCGTGATGCTGGTACAGTAAAAGGGAAAAAAACAGGTAAATTTGCAACATCTGACTGGATGGAAATTGAAAAGCAACGTGGGATTTCTGTAACTTCCTCCGTGATGCAATTCGATTATAATGGCTCACGTGTCAATATCTTAGATACTCCAGGCCACCAAGATTTCTCAGAGGATACGTATCGTACATTAATGGCTGTGGATAGTGCTGTTATGGTTGTCGATGCTGCCAAAGGGATTGAAGCACAAACTTTAAAGCTATTCAAAGTTTGTAAAATGCGCGGTATTCCAATTTTTACTTTTATCAATAAACTAGACCGTCAAGGGAAAGAGCCACTTGAGCTGATTGAAGAGCTTGAGGAGGTACTGGGCATTCACGCATACCCAATGAACTGGCCAATCGGTATGGGTAAAGAGTTTCTAGGTATTTATGATCGTTATAATAAACGTATCGAGCAATTCCGTACTGATGAAGAAGAGCGTTTTTTGCCAATTGATGAAGATGGAGAACTTGCTGTTGAGCATCCTATGAAGGTCACTTCTTATTATTCACAAGCGATGGATGATATTATGTTGCTTGATGAAGCGGGAAATGCGTATTCTGAAGAAAAGATTCGACGTGGTGAACTAACTCCAGTTTTCTTTGGCTCTGCTTTAACGAACTTTGGTGTCCAAACATTCCTTGAAACTTATTTACAATTTGCCCCGACACCTCAGCCTAGAATTACCGAAGACGAACTGTTTATTGATCCTGTTGAACATGGTGAATTTTCAGGCTTTATATTCAAAATCCAAGCAAATATGAATCCTGCTCATCGTGACCGTATCGCTTTTGTTCGTATTGTATCCGGTAAATTTGAACGCGGTATGAATATGACATTATCTCGTACAGGCAAATCGTTCAAAGTGACACAATCTACACAATTCCTGGCGGATGATCGTGAAACAGTAGATGAAGCTGTTGCTGGCGATATTATTGGCTTATATGATACAGGAACATATCAAATTGGAGACACTGTTGTAGGTGGTAAGAAAACATTCCAATTTGAAAAATTACCACAATTTACGCCAGAGTTATTTGTGCGTGTTACAGCGAAAAACGTGATGAAATCGAAGCAATTCCATAAAGGGATTTTACAATTAGTGCAAGAAGGCGCCATTCAATATTATAAAACATTGCATACAGAAGAAGTTATTCTTGGAGCAGTTGGTCAATTACAATTTGAGGTTTTTGAGCATCGTATGAAAAACGAATATAATGTTGAAGTGAAGATGGAGCCAGTTGGTTCGAAAATTGCACGATGGATTGAAAATGTAGAGGATGTAAAAGAATCCATGTCTTCAGGACGTTCAATGCTTGTTAAAGACCGCTTTGATAATCTTGTTTTCTTATTTGAAAATGAGTTTGCTATGCGTTGGTTTGCTGATAAAAACGAAAACATTAAACTATATAGTCTTTTATAA
- a CDS encoding MFS transporter: MNISDFSIKRPVFTIVTMLFVIILGGVSLLKIPITLIPELHPPIGVVVTSYPGASPTEVNEKITKPLETTLATLPGIKKLQSTSQEGSNLIVLEFNWSTNIENVQLDILQRIDMTPLPNDAEKPSFLKFDPSQFPIIQLSLRAENDDVDVRLLAEDLEKELRRTAGVASVNVSGKLVEEVQLTLDESKLVERGLTQADIIQIIQSNNVSLPGEPVLTNDGKMLTTRILSTLGTPEDIADLIVSVNPLDGKALTVGDVAVVERAEQKSMTTTKANNHPAVLMSVLQESDANTAEVSKAFQDALNELLTKKQYQGIVADVLTDQGNYVDLAISNIGSSLLLGGLFAMFVLFVFLRSVKSPIIIGIAIPYSVIVTFVLMYFANFSLNIMTLGALALGIGMLVDNAIVVIENIERHLGIGKNPIIAAKEGTKEVALAITASTLTTIAVFIPVMFIEGLIGQIFTEFALTISFSLIASLVVALTVVPMLASRLLKIKAVNIYEKRNESFLYKNYKASIVWVLRHRMLILISTIVCFGIALFGLMRIGTEFLPSTDEGFTSINVNLEKGVAVSETEKVVAKIEDRLKQEKDVDVYVSLVGGTQQSQARGQTSANQAELYVKLVPLADRKRSIFEFVEELEQDIHAELGEQAEITFNVSTSTGSSPNTLTFRLTDSDEQRLHSAVNKVQQELLKVNAVTNVSTDLDNTVKEIQVEVDRERAKDYGFVPAQIAQMVNQMTKGQLTTQIIAEDGAVLPVYTGFGHLFNDSIESLKSMQLRSPAGLFVKLEDIATVAVQEGPVSIRRSDQAAAVAFFVEYETKESLGGISAKVDQALQKSNLPSETQVIFSGDRELYDSAINDMLLAVALAVVLVYIVMAAQFESFKHPFVIMFTVPLMIIGVAIAMFMTNTLIGVTSVIGILVLVGIVVNNGIVLVDYINQQKSKGMGTYDAILLATQDRLRPILMTALTTILGLLPLALGFGEGTEMNQPMGIAVIGGLVTSTLLTLYIVPTVYSLMDKETRKMR, encoded by the coding sequence ATGAACATTAGTGATTTTTCAATTAAAAGACCCGTTTTTACAATTGTTACAATGCTATTTGTCATTATTTTAGGTGGAGTTTCTTTATTAAAAATACCAATTACGCTAATTCCTGAGCTACATCCACCTATAGGCGTCGTTGTTACTTCTTATCCTGGTGCGAGTCCAACAGAAGTGAATGAAAAGATAACCAAGCCTTTAGAAACAACGCTTGCAACCCTGCCAGGTATCAAAAAACTACAGTCTACCTCGCAAGAAGGATCCAATTTAATTGTACTTGAGTTTAATTGGTCAACCAATATAGAGAATGTACAGCTTGATATTTTACAGCGAATTGATATGACCCCCTTACCGAATGATGCTGAGAAGCCTAGCTTTCTAAAGTTTGACCCATCTCAATTTCCGATTATACAGCTTTCACTTCGTGCAGAAAATGATGATGTAGACGTACGATTATTGGCGGAGGACTTAGAAAAAGAGCTTCGTCGAACAGCAGGAGTCGCAAGTGTAAATGTCTCTGGTAAGCTTGTAGAAGAAGTTCAACTAACTTTAGATGAATCAAAGCTAGTTGAAAGGGGATTAACGCAAGCCGATATAATACAAATCATTCAATCGAATAATGTATCTCTTCCAGGGGAGCCCGTATTAACAAACGATGGAAAAATGCTAACTACACGTATCCTGAGCACATTAGGTACACCTGAAGACATTGCTGATTTAATTGTTTCAGTAAATCCATTAGATGGTAAAGCCTTGACAGTTGGAGATGTAGCAGTTGTTGAACGTGCAGAGCAAAAATCCATGACGACAACAAAGGCAAATAACCATCCGGCTGTATTAATGTCTGTTCTACAGGAATCAGATGCGAATACAGCAGAGGTATCGAAGGCTTTTCAAGATGCGTTAAATGAATTATTAACAAAGAAACAATATCAAGGAATTGTTGCTGATGTATTAACAGATCAAGGAAACTATGTAGATTTGGCGATTAGCAATATTGGATCGTCATTACTTTTAGGTGGCTTATTTGCAATGTTCGTGCTATTTGTCTTTTTACGTAGCGTGAAAAGTCCTATTATTATAGGCATTGCTATTCCATATTCGGTAATTGTCACATTTGTTTTAATGTATTTTGCGAACTTCTCCCTCAATATTATGACATTGGGAGCTTTAGCACTTGGGATTGGGATGCTTGTTGATAATGCCATCGTTGTTATTGAAAATATTGAGCGTCATCTAGGAATTGGTAAAAACCCTATAATAGCAGCTAAAGAAGGGACGAAAGAGGTAGCGCTTGCCATCACTGCTTCCACTCTTACTACAATTGCAGTATTTATTCCTGTCATGTTTATTGAGGGATTAATAGGACAGATTTTCACAGAATTTGCCTTAACGATTTCCTTTAGTTTAATTGCATCTTTAGTGGTTGCATTAACGGTTGTTCCAATGCTTGCAAGCCGTCTTTTAAAAATAAAAGCTGTGAACATTTATGAGAAACGTAATGAGTCATTCTTATATAAAAATTATAAAGCTTCCATTGTTTGGGTATTGAGACATCGAATGCTTATCCTTATCTCAACAATCGTATGTTTTGGCATCGCGCTGTTTGGTCTTATGCGAATTGGTACAGAGTTTTTGCCTTCAACCGATGAAGGGTTTACTTCTATTAATGTAAATTTAGAGAAGGGTGTTGCTGTATCTGAAACGGAGAAAGTAGTTGCGAAAATTGAAGATCGCTTAAAACAGGAGAAGGATGTGGATGTATATGTCAGCTTAGTCGGTGGTACACAACAATCACAGGCTCGTGGACAAACAAGTGCAAATCAGGCTGAGCTTTATGTAAAGCTGGTTCCTTTAGCAGATAGAAAACGTTCAATCTTTGAATTTGTTGAGGAGCTTGAGCAAGATATACATGCAGAGCTAGGTGAACAGGCAGAAATCACTTTTAATGTCTCCACATCAACTGGCTCATCTCCAAATACCTTGACATTTAGATTGACAGATTCTGATGAGCAGAGGCTTCATAGTGCTGTCAATAAAGTACAACAGGAGCTTTTAAAGGTAAATGCTGTGACTAATGTTTCCACAGATTTAGATAACACTGTAAAAGAAATTCAAGTGGAGGTAGACCGAGAAAGGGCAAAAGATTACGGATTTGTTCCTGCACAAATTGCACAAATGGTTAATCAAATGACAAAGGGACAGCTAACTACACAAATCATTGCAGAGGATGGTGCAGTATTACCTGTCTATACAGGCTTTGGACATTTATTTAATGATAGTATTGAATCTTTAAAATCAATGCAGCTACGTTCTCCTGCTGGCTTATTTGTAAAGCTTGAGGATATAGCTACTGTTGCTGTTCAAGAAGGGCCAGTATCAATTAGACGTTCTGATCAAGCGGCAGCTGTAGCATTTTTTGTAGAGTATGAAACAAAGGAATCTTTAGGAGGTATTTCGGCTAAAGTAGACCAAGCATTGCAAAAGTCTAATTTACCTTCTGAAACACAAGTAATCTTTAGTGGAGATCGTGAACTTTATGATAGTGCCATCAATGATATGCTATTAGCCGTTGCACTAGCTGTAGTGCTTGTATATATCGTAATGGCAGCACAATTCGAATCATTTAAGCATCCATTTGTAATCATGTTTACGGTACCATTAATGATTATTGGTGTTGCCATAGCAATGTTTATGACGAATACGCTAATTGGGGTGACCTCTGTTATAGGCATCTTAGTCCTTGTAGGTATTGTCGTTAATAACGGAATTGTGCTTGTAGATTATATTAATCAGCAAAAGTCTAAGGGAATGGGGACCTATGATGCGATCTTACTTGCTACCCAGGACAGGCTCCGCCCAATTTTAATGACAGCACTCACGACCATTTTAGGTTTGCTACCACTTGCACTAGGCTTTGGTGAAGGAACAGAGATGAATCAGCCTATGGGTATTGCAGTTATTGGCGGACTTGTTACATCAACTTTGCTGACATTATATATTGTACCGACAGTTTATAGCTTAATGGATAAAGAAACTCGGAAGATGCGGTAG
- a CDS encoding 3-beta hydroxysteroid dehydrogenase translates to MGVQFFTGFPGFISSQLIREIFRKNQAQEVIVIVLAGELIKANFEKDSIIAEFPNCSIRIVEGDITLPNLGLENQTVQEIVSQIEVLWHLAAIYDLAVPRDIAWKVNVHGTTMVNDFVRSLPNLRRYMYFSTAYVAGTREGVLKENELIRPPAFKNYYEETKYEAEHRVEDLKSEIPLTIIRPGIVRGHSETGETIKFDGPYFFLNMVDKLKWLPFIPYIGQSTSTINVVPVDYIINASTYLVDEKSAEGKTLHLTDPNPHPIQEVYRSMVKLLTNQNPKGQLPLILAKVSLQVPLIRKKLGVELETLDYLTWNAHFDTTEAAAILTKGGITCPDFIETMPIMIDFYLAHKEDKNYQIQIK, encoded by the coding sequence ATGGGAGTTCAATTTTTTACAGGTTTTCCAGGATTCATTTCAAGTCAATTGATAAGGGAGATTTTTCGAAAAAATCAGGCACAGGAAGTTATAGTTATCGTTTTGGCGGGAGAATTAATAAAGGCTAATTTTGAAAAAGATTCTATTATCGCGGAGTTTCCAAATTGTTCGATTCGCATAGTGGAGGGAGATATTACATTACCGAATCTTGGGCTAGAAAATCAAACAGTACAGGAAATTGTATCTCAAATAGAAGTGCTTTGGCACTTAGCTGCTATATATGATTTAGCAGTACCACGTGATATAGCTTGGAAGGTAAATGTGCATGGTACAACGATGGTCAATGATTTTGTTCGAAGTCTTCCGAATTTAAGACGTTATATGTACTTTAGTACAGCCTATGTGGCAGGTACACGTGAAGGTGTTTTAAAAGAAAATGAACTCATTCGTCCTCCTGCATTTAAAAACTATTATGAGGAAACAAAATATGAGGCAGAGCATCGTGTAGAAGATTTAAAATCAGAAATTCCATTAACGATTATTCGCCCTGGTATTGTGCGTGGTCATTCGGAAACGGGAGAAACAATAAAATTTGATGGCCCCTACTTCTTTTTAAATATGGTGGACAAGCTAAAATGGTTGCCTTTTATCCCGTATATCGGTCAATCTACCTCAACAATTAATGTAGTTCCAGTAGATTATATTATTAATGCTTCAACGTATCTAGTTGATGAAAAGTCTGCTGAAGGAAAGACCTTACATTTAACAGATCCGAATCCACATCCTATACAGGAAGTATATCGATCAATGGTAAAGTTGTTAACGAATCAAAATCCTAAAGGACAATTACCCTTGATTCTAGCAAAAGTATCTTTGCAAGTTCCGCTTATTCGAAAAAAGCTTGGGGTAGAACTGGAAACGTTAGACTACTTAACGTGGAATGCTCATTTCGATACAACTGAAGCAGCGGCGATTTTAACAAAGGGTGGGATTACATGTCCAGATTTTATAGAAACGATGCCTATAATGATTGATTTCTATTTAGCACATAAAGAAGATAAAAACTATCAAATTCAGATAAAATAG
- a CDS encoding Ktr system potassium uptake protein D — MPWKKSSNRLVTPFQVLVSYYFIAIAISFLLLRLPGVHQEGVKVSLLDSLFTAVSAVSVTGLTTFNISETYTTFGLVMVLVILQLGAIGIMSLGTFVWLLVGKKIGMRERQLIMIDHNQYNLSGVVQLIREILKILIGIEVVGAFILTLHFTNYFDTLEEAFLHGVFASISATTNGGFDITGMSLLPFHNDYFVQLITMVLIVLGAIGFPVLIEVKTFLMNRHANFRFSLFTKITTSTYAILFVVGAIVIFLLESFHSFKGMVWHEALFSAMFHSVSTRSAGLTTYDVTSFSEATDIFMSFLMFIGSSPSSVGGGIRTTTFAMAILFLITFARGREDIQVFGREIHLIDVFRSFVVILLAFFMVLVATIILLITEPHASLIQIIFEITSAFGTCGMSLGITSDLSIVGKIIIIILMFVGRVGLISFLYTLGGGGRGKKSSYHYPKERVIIG; from the coding sequence GTGCCTTGGAAAAAATCTTCGAATAGGCTTGTAACGCCGTTTCAGGTACTAGTATCTTATTATTTTATAGCCATAGCGATTTCCTTCCTGTTACTACGACTTCCAGGCGTTCATCAAGAAGGTGTGAAAGTTTCGTTATTAGATAGCTTGTTTACAGCAGTAAGTGCAGTTAGTGTAACGGGTTTAACAACATTTAATATATCAGAGACATATACAACCTTTGGACTTGTGATGGTGCTTGTTATTCTGCAGCTAGGAGCCATTGGTATTATGTCACTTGGTACCTTTGTTTGGTTACTGGTTGGGAAGAAAATAGGGATGCGTGAGCGTCAATTAATTATGATAGACCATAACCAATATAATTTATCTGGGGTTGTTCAATTAATACGGGAAATATTAAAAATATTAATTGGTATTGAAGTTGTAGGTGCATTTATACTCACATTACACTTTACTAATTATTTCGATACATTAGAGGAAGCGTTTCTACATGGTGTATTTGCTTCTATTTCTGCAACTACTAATGGTGGTTTCGATATTACAGGAATGAGCTTGCTACCGTTTCATAACGATTATTTTGTCCAATTGATAACGATGGTACTAATTGTCCTTGGCGCGATAGGCTTTCCAGTACTAATAGAAGTAAAAACTTTTTTGATGAATCGTCATGCAAATTTCCGATTCAGTTTATTTACAAAAATTACTACCTCTACATATGCAATATTATTTGTAGTTGGTGCAATCGTCATTTTTTTACTGGAATCATTTCATTCATTTAAAGGAATGGTTTGGCATGAAGCGCTATTTTCTGCTATGTTTCATTCGGTTTCGACACGCTCAGCTGGCCTTACAACATATGATGTAACATCATTTAGTGAAGCGACAGATATTTTTATGAGTTTCCTCATGTTTATCGGTTCTTCACCTAGTTCAGTTGGGGGTGGGATACGTACAACAACATTCGCCATGGCTATCCTATTTCTCATTACCTTCGCACGAGGAAGAGAGGATATTCAAGTATTTGGACGAGAAATACATTTAATTGATGTCTTCCGCTCGTTTGTTGTTATTCTGTTGGCTTTCTTTATGGTCTTAGTTGCGACTATTATTTTACTTATAACTGAGCCACATGCATCACTGATACAAATTATTTTTGAAATTACTTCAGCATTCGGTACATGTGGCATGTCATTAGGTATCACTTCTGATTTATCAATCGTTGGCAAAATTATCATTATTATTTTAATGTTTGTTGGTCGTGTCGGCTTAATTTCCTTCTTGTATACTCTTGGTGGTGGGGGAAGAGGTAAAAAATCAAGCTATCACTATCCGAAGGAACGTGTAATTATAGGGTAA
- a CDS encoding B12-binding domain-containing radical SAM protein, with amino-acid sequence MNTILTTLNAKYIHTNLALRYLKGAALPEFNPIIAEYTIKDPAFNIVSDLFQKKPDIVGFSCYIWNIEETIHVIKMLKTVCPDVKILLGGPEVSYDSHYWLRRVEEIDFIIMGEGETSFKQLLHYLHGEISLEDVPGICYLEDGKVRIHAQPPKIDLRELPSPFRFEEDIPHLSKRIQYIETSRGCPFSCQFCLSSIEVGVRYFNREKIKEDIRFLMNNGARTIKFVDRTFNISRSYAMEMFQFLIDEHKSGVVFQFEITADIMRPEVIQFLNDNAPKGLFRFEIGVQSTNDLTNTLVQRRQNFEKLKRTVTMVKDGGKIDQHLDLIAGLPEEDYGSFRQTFNDVFAMRPEELQLGFLKLLRGTGLRLEAEKFGYTYVDLAPYEIFSNNVLNFDDIVRIKHAEDVLEKYWNDHRMDHTVEYLVTEVFETPFDFFQNFGTYWETKGWSRIGHQLEDLFLRLLMFLETIEGVNINIVKSLMQLDYLMVQQFQPRKLWWKERPTEEQLKAIYNALRENPSIAGEAFASFNLSEKELFKHTLVVPHYIDFQNFTKGKIVQKNGYLFTYFRHGQAPYFASIHSI; translated from the coding sequence ATGAATACTATTTTAACTACTTTAAACGCAAAGTATATTCACACAAATTTAGCATTGCGTTATTTAAAAGGAGCTGCTTTACCAGAGTTTAATCCAATTATTGCAGAATACACAATTAAAGATCCCGCTTTTAATATTGTATCAGATTTATTTCAAAAAAAACCTGATATTGTAGGATTTAGTTGCTACATCTGGAATATTGAAGAAACTATTCACGTTATTAAAATGTTAAAAACTGTCTGTCCCGATGTTAAAATTTTGCTCGGAGGGCCTGAAGTTTCTTATGATTCCCACTATTGGTTACGTAGAGTTGAGGAAATTGATTTTATTATTATGGGCGAAGGCGAGACATCTTTCAAACAATTATTGCACTATTTACATGGAGAAATTTCGTTAGAGGATGTGCCAGGGATATGTTATCTAGAGGATGGTAAAGTAAGAATTCATGCTCAACCTCCAAAAATAGACTTACGAGAATTACCTAGCCCATTTCGTTTTGAGGAGGATATTCCACACCTAAGCAAGCGAATTCAGTATATTGAAACAAGCAGAGGATGTCCGTTTAGCTGTCAATTTTGCTTATCTTCTATTGAAGTAGGGGTCCGTTACTTTAACCGAGAAAAAATAAAAGAAGACATTCGATTCCTCATGAATAATGGTGCACGTACGATAAAATTTGTTGACCGTACTTTTAATATTAGTCGTAGCTATGCTATGGAAATGTTTCAATTTTTAATTGATGAGCATAAGTCAGGTGTTGTATTTCAATTTGAGATTACCGCAGATATTATGCGTCCTGAGGTCATCCAATTTTTAAATGATAACGCACCAAAAGGTTTATTCCGGTTTGAGATAGGCGTACAATCCACAAACGATCTAACAAATACACTCGTTCAGCGTCGTCAAAATTTTGAGAAGCTAAAGCGTACAGTGACGATGGTTAAAGATGGGGGGAAAATTGATCAGCATTTAGATTTAATTGCTGGCTTACCCGAAGAGGATTATGGCAGCTTCAGACAAACTTTTAATGATGTTTTTGCAATGAGACCTGAGGAATTACAGCTTGGATTCCTTAAGTTGTTGCGCGGGACTGGGCTTCGCCTTGAAGCTGAAAAATTCGGCTATACTTATGTGGATTTAGCCCCTTATGAGATTTTCTCTAATAATGTCTTAAATTTCGATGATATTGTCCGTATCAAACACGCAGAGGATGTACTTGAAAAATATTGGAATGATCACCGTATGGATCATACAGTTGAATATCTGGTGACAGAAGTTTTTGAAACACCTTTTGATTTCTTCCAAAATTTCGGAACTTATTGGGAAACAAAGGGATGGTCCAGAATTGGCCATCAACTTGAGGATTTATTCCTTCGTTTATTAATGTTTTTAGAAACAATTGAGGGTGTTAATATAAATATTGTTAAAAGCTTAATGCAGCTAGATTATTTAATGGTACAGCAATTCCAACCTCGCAAACTATGGTGGAAGGAACGTCCTACAGAAGAACAGCTAAAAGCAATTTACAATGCTTTACGTGAAAACCCTTCAATAGCGGGAGAAGCATTTGCTAGTTTCAATTTATCTGAAAAAGAATTGTTTAAGCATACACTTGTTGTTCCACACTATATAGATTTCCAAAATTTCACAAAAGGCAAAATTGTACAAAAAAACGGGTATCTATTCACATATTTCCGTCATGGACAAGCCCCGTACTTTGCGTCAATCCATTCCATATAA